Sequence from the Microbacterium dextranolyticum genome:
GTGTTGCCCGCGTGGCGGGTGGAGTAGCCGAGCGACAGGCTCACGCCGGTGCCCTTGGCCGTCCATCCGTTCGTACCGGATTCCATGTTGCCGTTGGTCAGGAGCTCGACGGCGTCCCCGTCGGCGGCGGAAGCCGCCAACGGCACGCCGGTCAGGGCCACCGCGCCGACGAGGGCGCCGACGAGGGCGCGCCTCCACAACGACCATCTGCGTCTTTGCATGCTGCACTCTTCTCTGGGTGTGCGTAGTGATGTGCGACTAGTTATCGCTAACATTCGTGATAGTAGCGGAGATCGTCTCAGAGCGGGAGAGTCGGGATGAGGAATTTCGCCGAGACGGCAGAGCGGGGCCGGCGCATCGCGCCGGCCCCGCTCGTGATCAGCAGGTGGCGGCCGCGTAGTCGGCCGTCACCGTCGCCTTCGTGCCCGTCGCCGGATCCGTCACATCGACGCTCACCGTTCCGGCCGGGATCTGGCCCCGGCGCGTCGAGAACACCTGCGTGACCGAGGCACCGACGTCGACCTTCGAGAAGGTCTTGGTGCCGTACTCGCTCTTCACGGTCGCCGCAAGTGCGGCGTCGTCGGTGTTGAGCAGGCGCACGGCGAGCACCGACTTGCCGGCGACGCAACGCGTCGTGACGCTGGCCTCGGCCGTGGGCGCCGTCACCGCAGGAGCACACTTCACGGCCATGTTCAGCCAATCCGCGTGGTCGTAGGCGTTGTCGCCGTCACCGTTTCCGGCCGTGAGACGCAGGGTGTCCACGCCGCTCACGTCGACGACGAAGTCCTGCTTCTGCTGGTAGCGGATGATCCCGTCGTTGCGCCACAGCGCCTTGCCGTCGCCCGCGATCGTGCCGTCGATGGACGGCGACTTCGTGCCGTTGCCGCCACGGGTCTCGTCGTCCACACCCAGCGACCCGGTCAGGGTCGAGCAGCGGCCCCCGAGCCAGATGTCCACGGTCGACACGGCGTTGCTGCCGATGCCCTTCGTGTACGTGACCCCGTTGACCTTCAGGGCGTTGCCGTCCTGGCTGCGATCGCGCTTGGGGTCACCGGTCCACCCGTTGGTGGTCGCCAGCCAGGGCAGGTCGCTCAGGTGCGTGTCGGCGGTCGGCGCGGTGGGCGTGACGCGCACCGTGACGGATGCCGCCGACTGACCGCCGTTCCAGGAGAACTGGGCCGGCAGCGAGACGATCGCAGCGGTGGCGTTGGCCGCAGCCGCAACCTGCACCTGGACCTTCACCGAGCCGCCCGCGGGAACGGTGGGAACCGTGACGGATGCCGTCGGCGTGAGACCGCCCGCAGCCGACAGGTCGATGCGGCCACCGGTGACCGGCGTGCTCAGCAGGTTCACGACGTCGATGTCGACCGTCGCGGTGCCACCGGCCTCGACGCGACCCGTGCCCGACGCGCCCACGATGCCGGGAAGCGACGAGTCGGAGCCCGCCGCGAGGCGGTAGACGATCGTGTCGTACGCAGGAACCGTCGCCGAGATGGAGTTGGCCGTGTTGAACACGTTCTTCTTCGCCCAGACATCGCGGGCGACGTGCACGCCGTCCACGCCGAGCGCGCTCAGCGAGGTCGAGATGGTGGCGTCGGCGCCCGTGGAGTTGAACAGCGCCACGGCGGTGTCACCGTTGGCGAGCGGGCGGGTCCAGACCTGCAGACCGTTGCTCTCGCTGATCCGGCGCGCCTGCTTTCCGAGCGCGTCCTGGTCGATCGCCACCATCTCGGGGTTGGTGAGCAGACCCACGAGGTCGTTGCTCAGCCGCGAGATGTCGGTGCCGAGGAATAGCGGGGCGGCAAGCATCGACCACATCGCCAGGTGGCTCTTGTTCTGCGTGTAGGTCAGCGATCCATTGCCGAACTGCAGCATGTCGGGGTCGTTCCAGTGACCGGGACCCGAGTGCGGGTACAGGTCGACCTGACGGTTGATGATGCTGGTGACGGAGTTCCAGTTGGCGGCGATGTCACCGGTGGTGCGCCACAGGTTGGCAACGTCCTTGCCCCACGTCCAGGGCTGGCTGTCGCCGTACTCGGAGATCGCATACACGATGTCGCGGTCGACGCGGGCGAGCTCGTCGCGCATCTTCGAGAAAGCGGGAACCTTCTGCAGCCCCAGCGAGCCGTCGGGGTAGCACCAGTCGTACTTCAGGTAGTCGACGCCCCACGACGCGAAGGTCTCGGCGTCGATGCGCTCATGGCCGTAGGAGCCGATGTTGGGGGAGTACTTCGGGTTGTTGAAGAGGTTCGCGCAGGTCTTGTCACCGGGCACACTGTAGATGCCGAACTTCAGCCCCTTGGAGTGGATGTAGTCGGCGACCGGCTTGATGCCGTCCGGGAAGCGGTCGGCCTTGACCTTCATGACGCCGTTCTCGTCACGGCCGTCCTGGAAGCAGTCGTCGAGGACGACGTACTCGTAGCCGACGTCCTTCAGACCGCGGTTGACGATGTCGTCTGCGACCTTCTTCAGCGCCGTGGCGGTCAGACCGCCGCCGTTGTTGCAGTAGAACTGGTTCCAGGTGTTGTACCCCATGGGCGGGGTCGGGGCGAGCCCGTTGTCGAGCGCCTCAGCCGACGAAGGCGGGGGAAGGGTCACCAGCGCAGTGGCGGCTATGGCGACCGCAAGGCAAAGCCCTGCGAGTCGTCCGCGCCCACGCCGGAGCGATGTATCCATCATGATGGCCGTGCTCCTTTGCAGCATCTCAGAGGAACTCCCACGTCGTGACATCGATTGTTATCGTTCACATAAGTTCCGACACCAGGGTGGCGCACCACCTTTGCACTCGTCAAGTGTTAGCGATATCTTCGCTGTGAATCCTCGACCTTGGGAGGCATCGTCGGCCACCCGCGGGCAACGATCGACGGGCGCGGTCGTACGCCTGGCGTGAGAGGATGCCGGAATCGAAAAACCCCGGCACGGCGCTGAATGCAGCGGACGAACCGGGGAGAATGTGGAGCCTAGGAGATTCGAACTCCTGACATCCTGCTTGCAAAGCAGGCGCTCTACCAACTGAGCTAAGGCCCCGGAGGGGGTGGTGTGGGGCTACCAGGACTTGAACCTGGGACCTCTTCATTATCAGTGAAGCGCTCTAACCGCCTGAGCTATAG
This genomic interval carries:
- a CDS encoding NPCBM/NEW2 domain-containing protein, with translation MTLPPPSSAEALDNGLAPTPPMGYNTWNQFYCNNGGGLTATALKKVADDIVNRGLKDVGYEYVVLDDCFQDGRDENGVMKVKADRFPDGIKPVADYIHSKGLKFGIYSVPGDKTCANLFNNPKYSPNIGSYGHERIDAETFASWGVDYLKYDWCYPDGSLGLQKVPAFSKMRDELARVDRDIVYAISEYGDSQPWTWGKDVANLWRTTGDIAANWNSVTSIINRQVDLYPHSGPGHWNDPDMLQFGNGSLTYTQNKSHLAMWSMLAAPLFLGTDISRLSNDLVGLLTNPEMVAIDQDALGKQARRISESNGLQVWTRPLANGDTAVALFNSTGADATISTSLSALGVDGVHVARDVWAKKNVFNTANSISATVPAYDTIVYRLAAGSDSSLPGIVGASGTGRVEAGGTATVDIDVVNLLSTPVTGGRIDLSAAGGLTPTASVTVPTVPAGGSVKVQVQVAAAANATAAIVSLPAQFSWNGGQSAASVTVRVTPTAPTADTHLSDLPWLATTNGWTGDPKRDRSQDGNALKVNGVTYTKGIGSNAVSTVDIWLGGRCSTLTGSLGVDDETRGGNGTKSPSIDGTIAGDGKALWRNDGIIRYQQKQDFVVDVSGVDTLRLTAGNGDGDNAYDHADWLNMAVKCAPAVTAPTAEASVTTRCVAGKSVLAVRLLNTDDAALAATVKSEYGTKTFSKVDVGASVTQVFSTRRGQIPAGTVSVDVTDPATGTKATVTADYAAATC